Proteins encoded together in one Perognathus longimembris pacificus isolate PPM17 chromosome 8, ASM2315922v1, whole genome shotgun sequence window:
- the Ccdc142 gene encoding coiled-coil domain-containing protein 142 isoform X5, with protein sequence MAQVSRSGGLLPPLANVPSLSARPGGAREQQWEGRRTGALRPEVRGWRRLPVAGSAPLPEPRIGGVPGGQPWWARADADEDHGEETAERRGEPAAGGPVPPALQRLRAVLLRLHREREQLLQARDCARHLQAVVRLLGTLSPHAPARAPGPLPPLCRDLQLYPFRGTIPRVCLGDTVEPLLVARPLGLAVQRLDAVIEMQLRVLGRAPACLGWTSQLAELELALPVYSKLLENVMSHLPGAARPFPQTRVFCLLTRERGCQVASLLEEALRGSGWQKRLRRWCHEEQELLPGLLSLIGNLSVLDSSGPGLGEKGVLWSQYWTLLWATCAQSLDLTLGPWRDPKAVAQQLSQALGQAYLPQECEKELASMCHRLLHQSLIWTWDQDYTLLSSGFCKALGSTLRDQSNPVSASGTAELLQKLFPPLLDGLQELRSGLILHQSPGPLQCLAAALVGPAPIALGLCTLQTTLVWFLGRAQHHLTTWFPGSFLLLIQKDLPPLLHEVETLSNLTSEESIALEVEQQLGLEIQKLTAQMKLLPEESLTIFFQECHKRATQGFKLHMPRGRYWRLHLCPGVCHEVQTTELPHSSLNSLESLEPPLRLGAPTAHTTQLLSNLRGRGPSPEVYLVGNQQAWLALRQHQHPRWHLPFLSCLGTSVES encoded by the exons ATGGCCCAGGTGTCTCGTTCCGGTGGCCTTCTGCCTCCACTCGCTAATGTGCCCTCACTGTCGGCCCGACCGGGAGGCGCCAGGGAGCAgcagtgggagggaaggaggacggGTGCCCTCCGCCCGGAGGTACGTGGCTGGCGGAGGCTGCCAGTTGCCGGGAGCGCGCCCCTCCCGGAACCTAGGATAGGCGGAGTTCCCGGTGGGCAGCCATGGTGGGCGCGGGCCGACGCGGATGAGGACCACGGCGAGGAGACTGCAGAGCGGAGGGGAGAGCCCGCAGCGGGCGGCCCGGTGCCCCCGGCTCTGCAGCGTCTGCGGGCGGTGTTGCTGCGGCTGCACCGCGAGCGGGAGCAGCTCCTCCAGGCCCGGGACTGCGCCCGCCACCTCCAGGCTGTCGTGCGTCTCCTGGGGACCTTGTCCCCCCACGCGCCTGCCCGCGCCCCCGGGCCTTTGCCTCCGCTGTGCCGCGACTTGCAGCTGTACCCTTTCCGAGGCACAATCCCCAGAGTCTGCCTTGGGGACACTGTTGAGCCGCTACTCGTAGCGCGACCTCTCGGACTAGCCGTCCAGCGCCTGGATGCGGTCATTGAAATGCAGCTTCGTGTTCTCGGTCGAGCACCCGCCTGCCTAGGCTGGACGTCCCAACTCGCCGAACTGGAGCTGGCGCTTCCAGTCTACTCCAAGCTACTGGAAAATGTCATGAGCCACCTCCCTGGGGCAGCGCGCCCGTTTCCCCAGACCCGTGTGTTCTGCCTCCTGACCCGGGAGCGGGGTTGCCAGGTGGCTAGTCTGCTGGAGGAAGCACTCAGGGGATCTGGCTGGCAGAAAAGGCTCCGCAGGTGGTGCCATGAGGAGCAGGAGCTGCTACCAGGGCTTCTGAGCTTAATAGGGAACCTGTCAGTTCTAGATAGCAGTGGACCAGGGCTTGGAGAAAAAGGAGTCCTGTGGAGCCAGTACTGGACATTGCTGTGGGCAACATGTGCTCAAAGTCTGGACCTAACTCTGGGACCCTGGAGGGACCCCAAAGCAGTGGCACAACAGCTGAGTCAGGCACTGGGACAGG CATATCTGCCTCAGGAATGTGAGAAGGAACTGGCCTCCATGTGTCACAGACTACTTCATCAGTCTCTGATCTGGACCTGGGACCAAG ACTATACCCTTTTATCCTCAGGTTTCTGCAAGGCTTTGGGATCAACTCTTAGGGATCAGAGcaatcctgtctcagcctctggtACTGCTGAACTGTTGCAGaagctctttcctcctcttttggaTGGCCTTCAAGAACTTAGGTCAGGATTGATTCTTCATCAGTCTCCAG GACCCCTACAATGCTTGGCTGCTGCCCTCGTAGGTCCTGCACCGATTGCACTAGGACTCTGTACCTTGCAGACAACCTTGGTCTGGTTTTTGGGCAGAGCTCAGCACCACCTGACAACGTGGTTCCCAGGTTCCTTCCTGCTCTTGATCCAAAAGGACTTACCA CCTCTATTGCATGAAGTGGAAACTCTGTCTAACCTGACCTCAGAAGAAAGCATAGCTCTAGAGGTGGAGCAGCAATTGGGCCTGGAGATTCAGAAACTAACGGCTCAGATGAAG CTCCTGCCTGAAGAGTCATTAACTATCTTTTTTCAAGAATGTCATAAACGAGCCACACAGGGCTTCAAGCTTCACATGCCACGGGGCCGGTATTGGAGACTTCATCTCTGTCCTG GTGTTTGTCATGAGGTCCAGACGACAGAATTGCCTCACAGCAGCCTCAACAGCCTGGAGAGCTTGGAGCCCCCTCTACGGCTTGGAGCACCCACAGCCCATACAACTCAGCTATTAAGCAACCTGAGAGGAAGGGGACCTAGCCCTGAGGTTTACCTGGTGGGAAATCAGCAGGCGTGGCTTGCCCTGCGGCAACACCAGCACCCTCGTTGGCACctgccttttct